The following is a genomic window from Bacteroidia bacterium.
GTCAAAGGCATTGCCATAAGGCATTTCCACATCCAAAAAGACAATATCCGGCTGATGCTCGCGAATCGCAGCCAGCCCGGTTTTGACCGATTCCGCCTGAGCAAGGAGCGTTACATCAGGGCAGTATTTGCCCAGATAACTGGCGAGCGTCTCCCTGCTGGCAAGCTCGTCTTCAACAATTATAGCACTCAACATAAATTAATCTTTAGCTTTTGGCTGTTGGCTGTTGGCTGTTGGCTGTTGGCTGTTGGCTGTTGGCTTTTGGCTTTTGGCTGTTGGCTTTTGGCTGTTGGCAATTAAACATTATTAACCGGTATTTTGATTTCCACAAATGTACCTTTACATTCTCCGTCTTTGATTACATCTTCTATTTTTACCGTTATTTCTTTACGGTAGAGGGTATTGATAATTTTCAGTCGCTCGGCAGTATTCTTCAGGCCTGTAGATTGATGGGTTTTCTGGTTTTTGGTTTTCAGTTCCTGGGACTTTTTCCTGCCGATACCGTCATCCTCCACTTCTGCTACCAGATAATTTTCCACCTGCTTTAGTTCTACCCGCAGAAACCCCTTTTCATCTTTGTACCGCAGCCCGTGCCAGATGGCATTTTCGATATAGGGCTGAATGAGCATCGGGGGAATATCTATGCTGTCTCTGCCAATCGCAGGATCGACCGTAAAGGTGTAGTCAAATTTATCTTTAAACCGAAAATGCTCCAAAGTGAGGTACAGTTCCAGTATCTGTATTTCGGCGGAGAGTGGGACAAAATCCTGCTGCGAATTTTCCATCACCGATCGCATCAGCCGCGAAAAGTCGGCGAGATATTTATTGGCAGAGCGGTCATCGTTTTTGGCGATAAAGCTATTGACAGAGTTGAGAGAATTGAAGATAAAATGGGGGTTCATCTGTGCCCGGAGCGACTTGAGGGTAAGGAGAAGATTGGCTTTTCGCCGGGCGTTATAACTTCGCATCACAAAAAATCCGGAGATCAGCACAAGCAGCAACCCTGCCACCAGCGAATAGCTGATAATCTGCTGGCGGTGAAGATTGGCCTCACGCGCTTCGCGCTCTTTTTCGAGGACGCGGAGTTTCTCCTCTATCAGTTCCTGGTCTTTGACCAGGGTTGCGATCCGCGTATCGCGGCGGTTGAGTTCCTCGCTTACAGCAAGGGTGTTTTGAAGAAAAGCCATTTTCTCCTGCTGTACGGAGTCTGTAATCGCACGGGATGCCTTCAGATTGGTCAGCGCATTTTCGTAATCTCCAATCTTCTCATACGCCAGGGAAAGTGCTTCATACGCTTCGCCCTGGTCGGAAAGTGCGCCGAGGTCTTCACTCAGGTCCACACTTCGCTTCAGATATGGTATCGCCACATTGGACTGGTTTTTATCGAGATAGATTTTGCCAATCTTCAGGTTTGACTCGTTTAACCCCTCAATATCTTTGGCTTCCTCCCGGGTTGCCAGGGCTTTCTGCTGCACCTGCAACTCCTGTTCGGGCTGGTTGCGGTTGCGGTAAAAATCGCTGATATTGTCCAGGGACTGTGATAAGGATTTTTTATCGCCGGTAGAAGTAGCCAGCGTTTCTGCTTTTCGGTAGTAAAACAGGGCACTGTCCCCGTATCCTTTCTGGTCGTAGGTCTGACCGATATTATTCCACGTTTCGGTAATTCCCTGCTGATTTTTTCGCTGTTCTTCGAGCCGCAACACAATCAGATAGCGGTTTTTGGCGGTTTCGTACCTGCCCGTATTGTAGTAAATCCGGGCGATATTGTTCTGGGTCGCAATCATGTCTTCCAGATTTCCCGCCTGCTCTGCTTTGCTCAGAAATACAGAATAATACTCCAGCGCCTTTTCATTGTTTCCTTTTGCATCGTAAGCTGAACTGAGAAATTTGTACGAGTTGTAAAGCCCGGAGGCATCGCCCAGCTTCTGGAAAATATCGACAGCTTTCAGATAGTTTTCAATCGAGAGGTCGTACCGGTTGAGTTGGTAATTGATGGCGCCAAGTGTGTTGTAGCTATAAGCTTCACTTCGTCTGTTATCAGTAGAATAGCTGTAAGCCAGCGCCTGCTCAATCAGATCCAAGGACTTTCCGGGCGAATCGGGCAATACTTTGTTGGCAGCATTGATAAGGTCAAATATTTCGTCTGAAGTTACTGCAACGGTCTTACTCCTTTTGACATAAGGGATAGTGGAATTTTGTATTAATGCATCATCCGCTACGGATTCGGCCTTTTTTGTTTTGGAGGGAATTTTTTTATCGTCCTGCCCCAAAGCATATTGCCACCCTCCGGAGAGGATAAAAACCAGGATCAGTATGTGGATGCTTTTCATTATAAGGGTGAATACGCAGCGAACATAAAAAGGATTAGGGAGAAAAAGAAATCACATTTTGCGAATTACACACTGAAAACCAGCAATTTAGCTTTCCCACAACCCGGTTCTCACATCCCCCCGGCATTTTCACACAGTCAACCGGTTGTTTCACGTATTGCTGGTTTTTTCCACATTTTTTTCATCATAGTTTTGGTCAAATCCTTTTACAGCCAACAATTATCTGTTATGAAAAAGATCATTCTCCCACTATCCTTCCTGCCTTTTATCCTGGCCATTGCTTTTGCTGTCAAAACCTACGGCGCCAAACTTTTATCTATTACTCCATACCAAAATGAAACGCCTGCCATCAACCCCGAAAGGCCGCTTCTTCTCAAAGAAACAGCCCTTAGTGACAAGAAAATCCAGGTTGCCCTTCTGCTTGATATCAGCGGGAGTATGGATGGATTGATCGAACAGGCCAAAGCCAAATTATGGCGAATAGTAAACGAACTCGGTGACGCACGCATTGGCGGCGAAACGCCCGGCCTGCAAATTGCCTTGTATATCTATGGCGGCGACCACCTGAATGCTGAAAACGGATACGTAAAACAAGTAACACCCCTTACCAGCGATTTGGACCTGATTTCGGAAAAATTATTTGAACTGACCACCAATGGCGGAGAAGAATATTGCGGCAAGGTCATAGCGACTTCTCTCGACCAGCTTTTGTGGAGCAATTCTTCCGAGGACCTGAAAATGATTTTTATCGCCGGGAATGAGCCTTTTACACAGGGGCCCGTCAACTTCCGTGAATCCTGCCGTAAAGCTGTGGCAAAAGATATTTATGTAAACACCATCTTCTGCGGCAACTATGCTGAAGGGGTCAATACACAATGGAAAGAAGGGGCAGAAATTGGTCTCGGCCAGTATATGTACATCGACCACAACCAGACGGTAACCTATATCGCCACGCCCTATGACGACGAGATTTCCCATCTCAATGACCAACTCAACCAAACTTACATATATTACGGTGCACAGGGCCAGCAGATGTCTGTCAGGCAGCAGGCAGAAGACGAAAAAGCCAATTCCTACAGCCAGTCCAATAAGGTAACCCGCGCCATTTCCAAAAGCAAGAAAGTCTATTCCAATGAAAGCTGGGACCTCGTCGATGCTTCCAAAGATGACGAATTCAGCGTCGAAAAAATAGAAAAAAGCACATTGCCGGAAGAATATAAAAATCTCTCCAACGAAGATATTCTCGCCAAAGTGGAGGAAAAAAACAAGGAGCGGTCAGCCATTCAGGAAAAAATCCTCAGCCTTGAAAAAGAGCGCAAAACCTTTATCGCAGAAAAACAAAAAGAGGGCGCTGAAGAAAAAACACTCGACGCAGTACTAGTCAAAACCGTCCGCGAGCAGGCCAGCAAAAAGAATTATAAGTTTGAATAGCCCATCCGCAGATTGAAAGATATTACGTGTAAACTTAACTGGCCCCCTCTTCAGTTTATGACAACTGTTCAGGGGGTTTTTCTTGTAAATTTTAGTAACTTGATCACCACGTCCAATCATTGAGTATGAAAAAAATTGCAGCCATAGTCCCGATATGGATGGTTTGTTTTTTACTAACAACCCTCCACGCCCAACCCATCAAAACTCAGTCTGTTTCTGTATTTAAAAACGGAACAGCTTTTTTTGTAAAATCAGGCGAAGTAAAGCCCGTCAACCAGACCTGGATTATCGAGCAGGATCATATTCCTCAGGCTTTGTTTGGCACCTTATGGTTTCAGGGAGGAAATCTCACCTCCGTCACAGGAGCACAGGAGGAAGTAGAAACGAAACGCAAAACCGTCCATGTACATGAAGTAATGGAAGCCAATATCGGGAAGCAGGTGCGAATTACAACAAAAGATAATCTCAACTACGAAGGTAAAATCCTATCGGCCAACCTCACATTCGTTTCCCTTCAAACTACCAGCCGTTATGAAAATATACTGACATCACTGATTTCAGGGTTTTCCTTTGTCGAAGCCCCCGAAATGCAGACTGTGGAGAAAAAACAACAGCAGCGAATTCGAATCGGCTTTGGCAACACACAGCCCACACAAAACCTGCAAATGATGTATCTGGAAAAAGGCATCGGCTGGTTTCCCAATTACCTGATCGAACTCACCGGAGAAAAAACCGCCCGGCTCACCATGCGGGCAGAAATCATCAATGATGCAGAGGACATTACAAACGCGGAAGTCAATGTAGTAGTAGGGGTACCCAATTTTTCCATAAGCGCAGGTGTGAGCCCATTGGTAAGCAACCGGTCGCTGGAAGAGTTTATCAACAACCTGAATCAGAGGAATAATAACTGGCGGGCGATGCCCTATTCCAACGCTATGATGAATCAGTCGATCAGCTATTCGTTTGAGCAGCCTTCAGATATCGAAGAGACCACCCCCAACGTGGAAGGTTCGGAGCAGGAAGACCTATATTTTTACACACTGAAAGACGTAACACTCGCCAAAGGCGGCAGAGCTTTTTATCAGATTCAGCAGACAGATATTCCGGTAGAGCATATATATGAGGTAAATCTCCCCCCCAACGTGGAGCAAAGAAACTATTACGACCTACCCGTCGCTCAGGAAAAAAACGAAGTACTGCACCAGATTAAGATCACCAATCCGGGCAAACAACCTTTTACGACGGGTACTGCAATGGTCGTAAAGAAAACGGGCGAAACCATCAGCCCCATCAGCCAGGATCAGCTCAATTACACACCGGCAGGAGGATTTTCTATGGTAAAAATCACCACTGCACCAGATGTGAAAGTAGCCCATAAAGAAGAAGAAACCGGTCGGGAGGAAAACAAACTTCGAAAAAACAGGATCAACTATGATCTGATCACTGTTTCGGGGGAAATCACGATAAAAAACTACAAATCAAAACCTATTGCGATCAATATCCGGAGAGCGATTGCAGGAGAACTCAAAAATTCTAACTCAGACTGGTTGAAGGCCAAAAGAGTCAGCATGAATCAGCAGGTCAATGAAGTTACAGATGTCTGCTGGGAGCTTTCGCTAAAAGCCGGAGAAGAAAAAGTAGTGAAATACAGTTATCAGGTATATGTAACCAATTAATCATCGTCTATGGCACATATCACCGTTATTGGTGGCATTATCATGGATATCAAGGCGCACCCCAAAAGCCTTTTGCGCCTGTACAGCTCCAATCCGGCGAGAATGACTTATAGCCCTGGCGGAGTCGGGCGAAATATTGCAGAAAATCTATCAAGGCTAGGTGCTCCGGTAGTATTAATGGGCATGGTAGGAGATGACTCGATGGGTGAAAAGCTATTGACCGCAACCCAGGTAGCAGGCGTAAATACAGAATGGGTGCGTAAGGAGAAAAATGCCACCACCAGCGTGGATATCAATTTCATGGACAATGGCGGTGATTTATACCTGTCTTATACGGATATGGACATCGCATCAAAAATTGACATCAGATATCTTCAATCCTGTACAGCGGTCATGGCAGAAAGCACCTATCTGGTAGCAGATACAAATATCCCGATCGAATCGCTTCAATATCTGGTGAGTTTTTCCAAAAGCCACAATATCCCCCTGATTATCGACCCCGTCTCTTACGAGATGACCGAAAAAGTAGCGAGGCTTAGTGGCGATATTTTCCTGATCACGCCCAACCAGGCGGAATGGGAGATTTTCAGAGATCTCAACGGCACACCCCATATACAGGAAGTGGTGGTCACTGCCGGTGCAGATGGGGTCAGATGGTTTTCAGGTGATCTGGAAGCGGGGCAGTCTTACCCGGCATTTCCGGCGAGGGTAGAGGACGCATTGGGTGCCGGGGACGCATTGGTTTCAGGGTTGGTGTATGGGTTGTTTATGGGAAAAACCTTGTACGAGGCGATCCACTGGGGAATGGCGGCGGCCACCCTTACCCTTGAGACGACAGAAACGGTCAATAAAGAGATATCCAGCGAAGCCATTCAACAGGTTTTGCGTGAACGAGGCTGAATAAATTTTTCCATATGCCTGAAAATACGTTGATTTGCGGCATATGAAACAATCGGACATTCCATACCTGCCTTCTGAAGAAGTCGCCGATGCACTGGCAGAAAACCGCCCGGTAGTCGCGCTGGAATCCACGATTATTTCCCATGGTATGCCCTACCCGCAAAATCTCGAAACCGCAAACAAAGTGGAAACCATTGTGCGGGAATCGGGCGCTGTACCTGCTACGATTGCGCTGATCAAAGGAAAAATATGTGTGGGGTTACCGGAAAATGATCTGCATTTTCTGGCCGAATCCAAAGAAATGCATAAAGCAAGCCGGCGAGATATGGCTTACATTATAAGCCAGGGCAAAAGCGCTGCCACAACCGTAGCAGCGACCATGATCTGCGCCGATATTGCCGGTATCCGTATGTTTGCCACCGGCGGAATAGGCGGTGTGCACAGAGGCGCTCAACAAAGTTTTGACATTTCCGCAGACCTGCAGGAACTTGCCCGTACGCGCGTAGCCGTTGTTTCTGCCGGTGTCAAATCCATTCTCGATATACCGCTCACCCTGGAATACCTTGAGACAATGGGAGTCCCTGTCGTAGGTCTGGGCACGAATGATTTTCCGGCATTTTATACCCGGTCGAGTGGCAGTCAGGCGCCCTTCCGGCTGGATACTGCGGAGGAAATTGCGAAGATGATTTTTGCCCAACAACAGCTGGGGCTGGGCGGAGGTTTTCTGATTGCCAACCCGGTTCCGGAAGCTTATTCGATGGATAAAAAAACCATTGACCAGGCAATCGAAACGGCACTGGCAGCGGCAGATCGCGAAGGGATAAGTGGCAAGGCCGTTACGCCTTACCTATTGGCAAAAATTAAAGAAATTACACAAGGAAAAAGCCTTTTCTCCAATATACAGCTTGTGTATAATAATGCCCGGGTAGCATCGGAAATCGCCTGCTGCCTTGCGGCAATGAATCTCAAAAATTGAACACTAAAATACCGACTATGTTTATCCACCACGTTTTTTTCTGGCTCGAAGAAGGTGCTGACAAAGAAGCCCTCCGCGAAGGACTTGAAAGCCTCGAAGAAGTTGATGAAATCTACTCCATCCATATAGGAGATGCCGTACCTTCTCCCAGAGAGGTTGTGGATGATTCATTCGACCTTTCTCTCATGATCATGTTTGAAACGAAAGAAGATCATGATATTTACCAGGATCACCCGGTTCACCTTCAGTTTGTGGAAGAATGTTCACAACTCTGGAAGCGGGTGGTTGTATACGATGCAGAAGACTGACCAGGTAAATAAAATTTCAGGAAAATGGATTCACCTGAAATTCTGTTAAAAGACGGACATCTCTGGTATGATCCTCACTTTTTCCCCACAGGAGAAAGCGATACCTTATTGGCAGAATTACAGGAAGACATTGCCTGGAGGCAGGAATCTGTTACGATATTCGGACGAAAAATTCCTCAGCCGAGGCTGACGGCCTGGTACGGAGATCCGGGGAAGGTGTACTCCTACTCCGGACTTACCTGGAATCCTCTGCCGTGGACACCGGCTCTGCTGAAAATCAAAACAAAGATTGAATCCGTTTCCCGGGGAGCTTCTTTCAACAGCGTATTACTCAACCTCTACCGCAACGGGCAGGACAGTATGGGCTGGCATAGCGATGACGAGCCTGAACTGGGAAAAAATCCGGTCATCGCCTCTGTTAGTTTTGGCGAGTCGAGAAACTTCCAACTCAGGCACCGGCTTCATAAAAAAGAAGAACGACATTCGATTGTGTTGGCCCATGGAAGCCTGTTGATTATGTTGGGAGAAACACAACATTTCTGGCAACATCAGGTTCCCAAAACGGCAAAAACCATTAATCCAAGGGTAAACCTCACTTTTCGCTGGATTTTATAACAGGTATTTATAACTTGTAACAGGGTATTTTACCGTACTATGAGTAACCATTACAAAAATATTGACAGGCACCTCGTCGCAGTCGATAATATCATATTCGGTTTTGATGGCTCAGGGCTTATGCTGCTTGTTGTCAAACGACTAATCGAACCCTGCAAAGGAGAGTGGTCACTCATGGGAGGGTTTGTAAGGGCAAACGAAAGCCTCGACGAAGCGGCAGCCCGTGTCGTCAGGTACACTACCGGACTGGCAGATGTCTTCATGGAGCAATTTTATACTTATGGAGAGGTCGCCAGAGACACAGAAGCCCGAACAATTTCTACCGCTTATTATACCCTGATTCGTGTCGAACAGTATGACGAAGCATTGGGGCAAAGCCACGGTGCAAAGTGGTTTCCCATTGACAAATTTCCGTCGCTGATTTTTGACCACAACCGCATGGTGGAGGATGCTTTACAGGTTCTGGCAGAAAAAACCCGCAATCAACCCGTTGGATTTGAATTATTACCCGAAAAATTTACCATTCCTCAGTTAAGAGCGCTATACGAAGCGATCAATGGAAAATATTTGGACCCGGGCAATTTCAGCAAGAAGCTTCACAGTATGAAACTACTCACCCGGTTGGACGAAAAAGACAAGTCCCAATCCAAAAAAGGAGCCTATTATTATCGGTTTGATAAGGTTCGATATGAAGAACTTCAAAAAGAAGGGCTATTATTTGAACTGAAGTAGAAAAAATTCTGGGCAGAATGTTTGTATATAATAATTGTAGTCAATACATTTATCTAACTGACTACAACTCGCCTCATGGAAAATGCCTTACTGATTGGAATCGACTTTGGTACAGACTCTGCTCGGGCAGCAATCATTCATGCAGCCGACGGCAAAGAGGTTGCCAGCGCAGTACATACATATCCCCGTTGGAAAACCGGGAAATATTGCCATCCTGCAACCAACCAGTTTCGCCAGCATCCGCTTGATTATATAGAGGCCCTTCAGGCTTGCGTCACGGAGGCGCTGGCGAAGTCCCCCACGGGCTCGGCCTCGCGGGTAAAAGCGATTGCGGTAGATACCACCGGCTCGACCCCTGTCGCGGTTAACGCCGCCGGTGTACCACTCGCACTTACTGCCCCCTTCGAAGAAGACCCTCATGCGATGTTTATCCTTTGGAAAGACCATACTGCTATCCGGGAAGCCGCAGAGATCAATGAACTATGTGCCCGCTGGGAGACTGATTATGCCCAATATGCTGGCGGTATTTATTCTTCCGAATGGTTTTGGGCCAAAATCCTCCATACGCTGAGAGTTTCTCCCCAGATACGCAATGCAGCCTACTCTTGGGTTGAACACTGCGACTGGATTCCCTTTCTGCTTTGTGGAGGCACAAATATCCACGATATGAAGCGAAGCCGCTGTGCGGCAGGACATAAAGCGCTATGGCATGAAGATTTTGGCGGACTTCCGCCCAATGACTTTTTTGTGGCACTGGATCCGCTCCTCGACGGGCTTACCGACCGGTTATTCTCCCAAACTTATACCTCTGATATTCCCGCGGGTACACTTTCTGCGGAATGGGCGGCCAGGCTCGGCCTTTCCAGCGACGTGATCGTCAGTACAGGCGCATTTGATGCACATATGGGCGCTGTCGGTGGCACGCTCGAGCCCTACTTTCTGAGCAAAGTCATGGGAACCTCCACCTGCGACATTCTCGTTGCACCTATGGACGAAGTAGGCCAGACACTTGTGAAGGGCATTTGCGGGCAGGTTGATGGTTCTGTGATTCCGGGTATGCTGGGTCTTGAGGCCGGACAATCTGCTTTCGGTGATGTATATGCCTGGTTTAAACATATCCTGGGTTGGACCGTGGAGTCGGTTATTGGCAAAAGTGCTCTGCTCAGCGAAGAGCTCAAAGCAAAATTGATTGAAGAATCTCTCGACCGTATCATTCCCGAACTTACGAAGGCAGCCGAAGCCACAGATCCCGAAGTTTCCGGAATTATTGCGCTCGACTGGATGAATGGCAGACGCACCCCTGATGCCAATCAGGCTTTGACAGGGGCTATTTTGGGGTTAAACCTGGGCAGTGACGCACCGGCGATATTTCGCGCGCTGGTAGAAGCGACCTGCTTTGGCGCAAGGAAAATCGTAGAACGATTTATCGCCGAAGGGATTCCGATAAAAGGTGTCATTGGGCTGGGAGGCGTAGCGAAAAAATCGCCCTTTGTGATGCAGGTAATGGCCGATGTACTCAATCGCCCGATAAAAATTGCCGCATCAGAACAAACCTGCGCACTGGGAGCGGCGATGTTTGCCGCCACGGCAGCAGGAATCTACCCCAATGTCCCCGCGGCTATGAAAGCCATGAGTGCAGGCTTTGACGCTGAATATTTGCCCAACCCCCTCATGGTTGAAAAATACAATCAGCTCTACCAACGATACGATGAAGCGGGAGCAATGATAGAAAAAATGACACTTAAGCCATGAGTTATCAGGACATAAAAGAAGCCGCTTACGAGGGCAACATGTCTCTGCCCAAACTGGGCCTGGTAATGTTTACCTTCGGCAATGTAAGTGCCGTGGACAGAGATAAAGGTGTTTTTGCCATCAAACCCAGCGGTGTGCCTTACGAAGAGCTCTCGCCAGCGGATATGGTTGTGGTAGATTTTGAGTCGAAGATTGTCGATGGGAAAAAACGTCCTTCTTCCGATACCAAAACACATGCAGTACTGTATCAACATTGGCCGGAAATCGGTAGTATTGTACATACCCACTCCACCTATGCCACAGCCTGGGCGCAGACTCAGACCGATATTCCAATATTTGGGACTACTCATGCAGACCATCTGGCTTGTGACGTCCCCTGCGCACCGGTGATGAACGATGCCCAGATAGAAGGAGATTATGAATATATGACGGGCTTCCAGATTCTGGATATTTTCAAGGAAAAACAGCTCTCCTGTGAAGAAGTGGAAATGGTACTGGTAGCCTGTCACGCCCCCTTTACATGGGGAAAAACTGTCAGTAAAGCTGTATATAACAGCGCGGTGCTTGAAGAAATCGCGCGCATGGCCTGGCTTACCCGGCAGATTCGCCCGGATTCACCCCGGTTAAAAAATTCATTGATCAAAAAACACTACGATCGCAAACACGGGAAAAATGCTTATTATGGGCAATAAAATCAACTATCTACTACTATTATTATGAATCAACTTGACCTGTTAGACTGGAGTGTACTGGTAGGATATTTTCTCGTACTCTTCGGCATCGCACTTTGGGTAATCCGACAAAAACAAAACAGTACGGAAGACTATTTTCTCGCAGGCAGAAATATTGGATGGTTTGTGGTAGGTGCATCTATCTTCGCATCCAATATCGGTTCGGAGCATGTCGTCGGCCTTGCTGGTACGGGTGCCTCTGACAAAATGCCTCTGCTTATTTATGAATTGCATGCCTGGGTAGTGATTATGCTCGGATGGGTATTTCTGCCTTTTTATGCACGGGCGGGGGTATTTACCATGCCAGAGTTTCTGGAAAGAAGGTTTGATTCGAATGCCCGGTGGTTTTTGTCAATTTTTTCGCTGATTGCTTACGTCCTCACCAAAGTTTCGGTGACTGTTTATGCAGGCGGTATTGTAATTTCCACTTTGCTGGGAATAGATTTCTGGCTGGGAGCACTGGCTACGGTTATACTTACAGGTTTGTACACTGTTTTGGGTGGAATGCGGGCTGTAGTCTATACAGAAGCGGTGCAGGCGGTTGTTTTGGTGATCGGGGCTGGTTTGCTGACAATCATCGGTATGCAAGCCGTAGGCGGCTGGGCAGAGCTGAAATCTACTGTCGGCCCATCCTATTTCAACATGTGGCGCCCGGCAACAGATCCCGATTTTCCATGGCCAAGCCTGGTGATTACCAGCACCATCGTGGGGATATGGTACTGGTGTACAGACCAATACATTGTACAGCGCACCCTTACCGCTAAAAATATAACAGAAGGTCGCAGAGGAACGATATTTGGCGGGTTTATGAAACTTTTGCCTGTATTTATTTTCCTGATCCCCGGTGTGATTGCACTTGCGCTCAAACAAAAAGGCGAACTTCAGTGGGACACCCCGGATCAGGCATTTCCCACATTGATGATGACGGTACTTCCTTCCGGATTGCGAGGGCTGGTAGCTGCCGGTTTGCTGGCTGCACTGATGAGTTCTCTCGCCTCGGTATTTAATTCCTGTTCTACCTTATTTACAGTTGATATTTATCAAAAGCTCAGACCCGGGACAGATGACAAAAAGTTGGTGAGAGTCGGGCAAATAGCGACGGTCATCGTGGTGATTGCCGGCATAGCCTGGATACCCGTAATGCAAAATATCTCTGGTGTATTATACGAATACCTGCAATCGGTTCAATCATACATTGCTCCTCCTATCACAGCGGTATTTTTGCTGGGTATTTTCTTTAAACGAATCAATTCCCGCGGTGCAATGGCTACGCTTGTTTCCGGTCTGGTAATCGGCGTGATTCGGATCTCACTGGAGCTGGGCAAAGCCCACTTTGCCGAAGGTAGTTTTCTTCATACACTTGGAGCCATGAACTTCCTGACTTTTGCGGCATGGTTTTTCCTGGCATCAGTACTGATCGCAGTAGTG
Proteins encoded in this region:
- a CDS encoding sodium:solute symporter, which encodes MNQLDLLDWSVLVGYFLVLFGIALWVIRQKQNSTEDYFLAGRNIGWFVVGASIFASNIGSEHVVGLAGTGASDKMPLLIYELHAWVVIMLGWVFLPFYARAGVFTMPEFLERRFDSNARWFLSIFSLIAYVLTKVSVTVYAGGIVISTLLGIDFWLGALATVILTGLYTVLGGMRAVVYTEAVQAVVLVIGAGLLTIIGMQAVGGWAELKSTVGPSYFNMWRPATDPDFPWPSLVITSTIVGIWYWCTDQYIVQRTLTAKNITEGRRGTIFGGFMKLLPVFIFLIPGVIALALKQKGELQWDTPDQAFPTLMMTVLPSGLRGLVAAGLLAALMSSLASVFNSCSTLFTVDIYQKLRPGTDDKKLVRVGQIATVIVVIAGIAWIPVMQNISGVLYEYLQSVQSYIAPPITAVFLLGIFFKRINSRGAMATLVSGLVIGVIRISLELGKAHFAEGSFLHTLGAMNFLTFAAWFFLASVLIAVVVSLTSEIPSAEKLKGLTFQTLTQEQKSANRSSYNMWDIAASAAVVAIVAYVMFSFNGK
- a CDS encoding L-ribulose-5-phosphate 4-epimerase, encoding MSYQDIKEAAYEGNMSLPKLGLVMFTFGNVSAVDRDKGVFAIKPSGVPYEELSPADMVVVDFESKIVDGKKRPSSDTKTHAVLYQHWPEIGSIVHTHSTYATAWAQTQTDIPIFGTTHADHLACDVPCAPVMNDAQIEGDYEYMTGFQILDIFKEKQLSCEEVEMVLVACHAPFTWGKTVSKAVYNSAVLEEIARMAWLTRQIRPDSPRLKNSLIKKHYDRKHGKNAYYGQ